One window of the Acaryochloris sp. CCMEE 5410 genome contains the following:
- a CDS encoding NAD(P)H-quinone oxidoreductase subunit H, translating into MPTIETRTEPMVINMGPQHPSMHGVLRLMVTLDGENVVDCEPVIGYLHRGMEKIAESRSNIMFVPYVSRWDYAAGMFNEAITVNAPERLADIKVPKRASYIRVIMLELNRIANHLLWLGPFLADVGAQTPFFYIFREREMIYDLFEAVSGMRFINNNYFRMGGVAADLTYGWVSKCLDFCDYFLPKVDEYERLITNNPIFIRRLDGVGTISREDAINWGLSGPMLRGSGVKWDLRRVDHYECYDDFDWEVQWETKGDCLARYYLRIREMRESVKIIKQALEHLPGGPYENLEAKRMMEGRKSEWNSFEYQFLGKKLAPTFKIPEGELYARVETGKGELGIYLIGDENVFPWRWKIRAPDFNNLQVLPQLLKGMKVADIVAILGSIDVIMGSVDR; encoded by the coding sequence ATGCCAACCATTGAAACCCGCACCGAACCCATGGTCATTAACATGGGCCCTCAGCACCCTTCCATGCACGGGGTTCTGAGACTTATGGTGACCCTAGATGGTGAGAATGTCGTCGATTGCGAACCGGTGATTGGCTATTTGCACCGCGGCATGGAAAAAATTGCCGAGAGTCGCTCCAACATCATGTTCGTTCCCTATGTCAGCCGCTGGGATTATGCGGCAGGCATGTTTAACGAAGCCATCACGGTCAATGCGCCCGAACGCTTAGCCGATATCAAGGTGCCCAAACGTGCCAGCTACATCCGCGTGATTATGCTGGAATTGAATCGGATTGCCAATCACCTGCTTTGGTTGGGTCCCTTCCTCGCAGACGTGGGAGCCCAAACCCCCTTCTTTTACATTTTCCGGGAACGGGAAATGATTTACGACTTGTTTGAAGCCGTAAGTGGCATGCGCTTCATCAATAACAACTACTTCCGTATGGGCGGTGTTGCGGCTGACCTCACCTATGGTTGGGTCTCCAAATGCCTAGACTTTTGTGATTACTTTCTGCCCAAAGTCGATGAGTATGAGCGTCTGATTACGAACAACCCCATTTTTATCCGACGTCTTGATGGTGTGGGTACCATTAGCCGCGAAGATGCGATTAATTGGGGGTTATCGGGGCCGATGCTGCGAGGATCAGGCGTTAAGTGGGATCTGCGTCGGGTTGATCATTACGAATGCTATGACGACTTCGATTGGGAAGTCCAGTGGGAAACCAAAGGAGATTGCCTAGCCCGCTATTATCTGCGGATTCGCGAAATGCGAGAATCCGTCAAAATTATTAAGCAAGCCCTTGAACATCTACCCGGCGGCCCCTACGAAAACTTGGAAGCCAAGCGGATGATGGAAGGCCGCAAATCAGAGTGGAACTCCTTTGAATATCAGTTCTTGGGTAAGAAGCTTGCCCCCACCTTCAAAATTCCAGAGGGTGAACTCTATGCCAGAGTCGAAACGGGTAAAGGTGAACTTGGCATTTATCTAATTGGCGATGAGAATGTCTTCCCTTGGCGATGGAAGATTCGCGCCCCTGATTTCAACAATTTGCAGGTCTTGCCCCAGTTGCTCAAAGGCATGAAGGTTGCTGATATTGTGGCGATTCTGGGTAGTATTGACGTGATTATGGGATCCGTCGATCGCTAA
- a CDS encoding bifunctional 2-polyprenyl-6-hydroxyphenol methylase/3-demethylubiquinol 3-O-methyltransferase UbiG has product MSNASKRIQEMQTYYHHRAAEYDVSMGYDQPEGVAQLADVIERLRQLVAGKRVLEIACGPGFWTEQIYDCTHSVLATDYNSSTLDQAALKQLPPDKVQYQQADAYQLANLPCDFEVVLAVDWLAHVPMSRMRDFLCGLHQHVHGQVVFCDQLPGAQSWTGQYDAEGNHLQSRYLKDDATYTVIKHFFSDADISAIFSEFQVNVAIDRYPDARRMVLSYALTP; this is encoded by the coding sequence ATGTCTAACGCATCTAAACGGATTCAAGAGATGCAGACGTATTATCACCATCGTGCTGCTGAGTATGATGTCTCTATGGGCTATGACCAGCCTGAAGGGGTGGCTCAATTAGCCGATGTCATTGAGCGCCTCAGGCAGTTGGTGGCGGGCAAACGAGTGCTAGAGATAGCCTGTGGCCCTGGTTTTTGGACGGAACAGATTTATGATTGCACCCACTCTGTTTTAGCCACGGATTACAACTCAAGTACGTTGGATCAGGCGGCCCTTAAGCAACTTCCCCCTGACAAAGTTCAGTATCAGCAGGCTGATGCTTATCAGCTCGCCAATCTCCCTTGTGATTTTGAGGTTGTCCTCGCGGTAGATTGGTTGGCTCATGTGCCGATGTCAAGAATGCGAGATTTTTTGTGTGGCTTGCATCAGCATGTGCATGGCCAAGTGGTGTTTTGCGATCAGCTTCCGGGTGCTCAATCTTGGACAGGCCAGTACGATGCTGAAGGCAATCATCTACAATCACGGTATTTGAAGGATGATGCCACCTATACCGTCATCAAGCATTTCTTCTCGGATGCAGACATCTCAGCTATATTTTCTGAATTCCAGGTGAATGTTGCGATAGATCGTTATCCTGATGCTCGGAGAATGGTGTTGTCATATGCGTTAACCCCCTAG